The Falco biarmicus isolate bFalBia1 chromosome 1, bFalBia1.pri, whole genome shotgun sequence DNA segment ATCCAGCAGGGTGGAAGTGACCACGGCTGGGATACGATCCCAGCAAGCTTTAAGCTCTTCAGCAGGCACTTGTTAGGGAGGGGGTTACCCACAACACCTGCTGCCTCCTTGATTCCCAGGGCTGCCGTgcatccccagctccctcacTGCATGGagcaggtttggttttgttaccCGGGTGGAGCACAGCATGCAGAAACAGAGTTTGCCTCTCCTTGTGCCAGCTGAGGCTGCAGCTTGCACTCTGGCAAACCCAGGCTCCTCTCTAGTCCTGCTTCCAGCTCTGAGCCTTGCACTGCTGCCCTTCGCGTGGGACAGCAGGCTTTCCTTTCCTGGTGCTTTCCTGTGGCTCTGCCAGGACGGTCCATGTAGTTGCACAAGCAACTAGAGAAAGCGGTATCTAAGGGAGGGGAGCTGGGAACAAAGGGAAGGAAAGTGAAATCCTCAGGCTATGCTCCCCCATCCTCAGTGTACCTGCTTGAATCTGGGAGGAGAGATTAGCCAGGGGAAACTCCACATACATTTGTGATATCCCCTTGTGAGGTGTAAAAAGAACTGTGGGCAGCACAAGGAGCTCCCTTTACACTGATAAATGTCTGAATATCCTTCATTTTGAGCACATCTCTGGTGGCCACGAGTCCTCTTGACACACATGTATCTCAGAGCAGGTGCCAAGGTgtacctgcagctgctgtgctgcatgaGGAGGTGGCTGTGAAGACTTTTTGGGGCATTCTCAATCTGTTTCTGTTGTTGCACCCCCACTTGCCtccacacacaaacacatgcatCTCTTCTCTGTCTTGTCAGTTTAGTTTTCTCGCAGCAAACAAACTATCCTTGGGGCAGCTGAATGTCCAGGAAGCCTGCCAGGGCATAGCCTTCATCtccataaaaagaaatgaaatggggaaaaaagaaagagattagattcccccccctccccagaatGCCTCTTgtgctcctctcctcctcctcagtggCGTCAGCACTCATTCAGCTTTCCAAGTGCTTTGGATAGGTTTGATGGGTGGGATTGATCCTCTCTGGCTCCAGGGATGCACTGTCTTTCCCTCCCACCCTTCTGTGGTAAATAAGAGCCATGTGTTGCAATGTCAAGCAGTTCCTCTTTGTGAACTGGGATGACTGCAAACAGGGGATGGAGCAAGGCCCAAATATGGGTTTTCATCTCAAAACTAAACAACTTCCTTCTGAGCTCACTTTATAAGTTGTTGTGCCTCTCCTCTGCTGACAGTGGGTTTTTACTCTTCTCTCGCTCTTCCCCAGCTCCTCGACCAGTGATCTCTCTGGCTTTGAGCATGGCTACCTGAGGAGAAGTCCTGATCAGTACAGTTCCCGGGGCAGCATGGAGAGCTTGGACCACTCCTCTGCTGGCTACCAGCCTTGTCACTTGTCCCCTGCCAAATCCAGCAACAGCATTGACCAGCTCTCGCACCTCCACAGCAAGAGAGACTCTGCCTACAGCTCCTTCTCCACCAACTCCAGCATCCCTGAGTATCCCGCTCCGTTGTTCAGCAAGGAGCACTCCTGCTCCACAGACAGCATGCAGTCCCGAGGTGGCCTGCAAGATGGGATGAGGCAAGCTGACATCAGGTATGTCAAGACAGTCTATGATGCCCAGCAAGGGATCTCCGAGGAGTATGAGGTGAAGTCCTCCGCCTTGCTTCCAAGCTGCGAGGGCCGGGCCTCGCTGGACGGTCGCAGCCATGGCAGACTCCACGGCTTCAGCCGGCACAACGCAGCTCCATcctgggcacagcctggccagggctccttGGACAGCAAGAGCCAGCTGCCCAAGGGACCTCCCTTGCCTCCCACTCGCAGCGACAGCTACGCAGCCATCAGACATCACGAGAGGCCCAGCTCATGCACTGGCCTTGATCTGAACAAGCCTGGTCGCACCCAGCCAAAAGGGACCTGGCCACAGCTTGTCAGCACCCTACCCCAGGGGCCGCTGCTGAAAACCCCCTTTGGAGAAGGACATCTGCACACTGTGGTGGAGAAGAGTCCGGAGAGCAGCCCCACCATGAAGCCCAAACAGAGCTACTCCCAGCCAGCTCAaccagggcagcccctgctgcctACTGGTGTCTACCCAGTACCTTCCCCAGAGCCGCACTACGCCCAGGTGCCCCAGCCTTCTGCAAGCAATAATGGGACGCTTTATCCAGCTCTGGCCAAAGAAAGTGGGTACCCTCCGCCTCTTCCAGTCTCTTACGACAAGGCCATAACCAGCAGCACCCCCCTGGGCTTTGATGAGAATGGAAACCAAAGCACTACAAACAGAGCAACCATCTTCTaccagcccccagcagctgaGAGAAAGCACGATGCTGCAGCAAAGCTTCTCCCACAAAAACCTCCTAGCCTGGCAGGCCCAGAAGTCTGCCTGACCACCTCGAGAAAGGAGGAGTTGTTACCCCCTTACAAGGTAGCACACAGCAACCGAGAGACCGCAAGTACTGTACAGGCctccaaacacatttttcaagcTCCGCAGCCCCAGCTGAGGGATGCTAGTGAGAGAAAAACCCATTACCAGCCCAAAGAGGACTGGGCGGCTGAATCCCAGGAGGACAAAAATGGCAATGCACAGATAAATGAGAGAGACACTGCTGCTCACCACCAGTGGGGTCACAGCAAGCCCAAGCAGTATGGCTTCTCTTCCTTGCAGAACATCCCAGAGAGCTCGAGGAGGCAAAGCAGCTCCGAGCTAAAAGAGATGCAACCAGGTGAGGGTTATTCCAGCACCAAACTGTCCTTcttgagcagcagcagtaaagAGAAGGACCACAGGGGACAGGAGCACAAACAGTGGAGTGATGTGGACCCACAGGCCTTTGcgaggcaggaggaggaggacacaAGCATCACTCCATTCCATGCTGCCGAGCCAAAGTGTGAAGAGCCCCCTTCTCCGCAGCAGCCAAAGACCTCTGATTTTGGGAGGAGTCGGCTTAGCTCTAGCAGCGCCCAAAGCTTTCCCTACGGCAAACCAGATGCCAGCAAGCCCCGCTGCTCGGTGCTGGAGAAGGTCAGCAAGTTTGAGCAGCGAGAACAAAGCAGTCACCGGCCCCAGAGTGCTGGGATTCCCAGCTTCGGTCAGCACTACGGGCCGAGCAGGACGAGCCAGCCCTCCAGCACAAGGTGCTCTCTGCACAGCCTGGAGGACATGCGGAGCAAGCTCCACGAGCCTGGCCAGCTGCCCAGTGAGCCAGGCAGGGTCTCCAGCCCCTCCATCAGGAATGGGAAGCTGGAAGAGGCTGACTGGCGCCCTGTAGAGCTGCGGATGGCAGCTTCAGTGAAGCAGGCAAGACCTAGCGAATACTACAGCCTGTGTCCTGAAAATGAGGTGCAAATAAAGGCGGCTCAGCTACCGAGAAGTAAAAGCACATTCCAGCTGGGAGGTGAGCCTGAGAAAGAGATCCTCTGGAAGGATAACGTCCAGGATGCCCACGGGTCGCAGCTGGACACACCATTTAACAGGGCCTACAGGAACAGCATTAAAGATGCTCAGTCCAGGGTGCTGAGGGCCACTTCCTTCCGTCGCATCAGCCCCCCGTTCGGGAGTGCACACAAGAGGATGACCCAGAGGCCTGCCTCGGCCCACGTGGGCACGAGGAGCATGGCAGCATCTCCCCACACCCCGAAGGAGAGGCACAGTATCACACCAACAGAAAGCAGCCTCTCTGCTCTGGACTACGCCAAGACACAGCACATCTTGCGCATCGGGGGCCGAAAGCGGctgacagcagagcagaagaagCGGTCTTACTCAGAGCCAGAGAAGATGAATGAAGTGGGCATCTCTGATGGGGAGCCATCGCCCTTCTccttccagaagaaaagcatcCATTTTGTCTTCCCGGAGAATACAGTGGCTGACCGGCGTAAGATCTTTGAAAGGGACAGCAAAGCTTCTTCTACCGCCAGCCTCTCCAAGCCGGAGCTCAAGCAACTCCAGCAGAATGCCCTCGCCGACTACATCGAGCGCAAGACAGGGAGACGGCCATCCTCACAAGATATTGGACTGCTGAGGGAGCGCTCCCACAGCTCCTACCTACAGGCAGGTGGCCCAGACAGCCAGAGCCTTTCATCTGCCTCCAGCATGAATTCCCTCCAGGACCAGAACCTTTACCGCCGGAGGGAGTCCATAGAGCGGATATCCAGGACGGGGCGGATATCTTCTACCCTTCCTCCTGGGCTGATGGGCTGCTTCGATATGAGTGGAGATGAGAAGACAGGGCACCAGGACAGCTCGGTCATAAGCCGACCAAAACCAGAGAGGTGTCGGGATTACAGAGCCAAAGTGGAGCTCaccagaggcacacagacagaCCCGCTGAGCATGCAGGGCCAGCCTCGCTACAGGAAGCAGGAGCAGGTCTTCGAAACACCCTCCACTGCCAGGAAATCTGGGAAATCAGTGTCTGTAGAAGACTTGCTTGATAGGTACGACAATCAGACAGTCCCTGTGCATGTACGTTCCAGATCATCTCCCACGGCAGATAAGAAACACCAGGTATGTGGAAGCCGGATTGTGTGTGCAGGCCAGCAGGGCTCTCTGAACCAGGGAATGAGGGGGGATGTCGGAGGACAGGCTGATGTTCAGTCACGGCAATTACTCCATTGGTTAGAATGAGGTTAAATGCATGTTGAGATAGAGACAGTTTATTGCATTTAAATTACCAACATGCTGTTTTAAATGCTTGCTGGCAGGGTACCGCTTCTGTTCAGCTTTTTTACTGCTGGGGCTATTTCAGCGATTTCAGTGCATATGCTGGtagatgtgtgtgtgttcttgCTGCTGTGGACATCCCATCTGAGGTGTCCTGTTCTTACCTGTCAGCATCACCTGAGAAGCGCTGAGCACCTTTCTGGTGGGGTGTACCGTTAAGGTAGTGATAAGCTGTAGCTGCTGTTCTGCCTTGGCCCACTTCCCTGGTGCAAATTAGAGAAGATTAAAGGGTGCTTGAAATTGCCTTGGCTCCCACTGTGACTGACAGAGCTGggagatgctcagcagaggcGCGGCTAAGTAACTGTTACGTTTTGCCTCCGGCCCTGGAAGGAAACATTGCAGGGAAAACTTTGTGGAGACCCTGGCTGCTTTTTCCATGTCCCCTGCTTGGTGGTTGGGAACATTGCACTGATGTCACAAGTGGGGAATTCAACTGACTCTGATGATGGTAAATAGCAGAAACAGGCTAACTTCTTAAAGAACAACTGCCCAGATCAGCTTTTCAGCTGGCTGAAATCTGTTCAGACCTATTTAGGTAACTGCAGCTAATCGAGCTGCACAGATTTACAGCGGCGATGGGTCTGCTGCTGCATCGCTGTTTCCATGCCAGGCTCTATTCGTcacagggagagagaggaaacaaCCAAAATGTGTGGACAGGCTCCTCACTGCAAATAGTCTGAGTGTTTGGACAGTCTCACATATTTACAGGGCAGCTGAGATCCAGGACATCTGCTACTCTTGCACTTGCTACCAGCCCAGAACAGATTATCTAGGTGCAACAAAGTGGTACTAAGTACTATAAAGGAGGGTCTGGGCAACATCTCAGAAACAAGCCCAACTGAGATGTGGGGGAAGGAGCCATCCTCCCAGACTTCTTGTGTGCTTCATTCTAAATGTCCTCCCTCAACAGACCTCGGATCCCACGctacatttttaaatagagagaattaaaaaagcagcttgtgAATATCAAGTGACCAGAATGCATTTCCATAACCACTCCCATCTCATCCCAtcatcagtatttttccacaCCAGGCAGGCATCAGACTCATCTGTGCAATTTTTCACACTTGCTGATCATGAAGCCTTGCATTCAGCAAGAGGACAGTCCTTAGAAAGAGTTAGGGTGAGGGCCAAGCTGCGACTCTCTCTGCCTCCTGAAACAGTGAGAGTGGCAACAAAACCAGGCatccagaaagagaaaaatcaccaAAATGTGCTTCTTAGTGACAGGTTGGACGATGAGCAGCCCTAATTCATTTTTACCCAGCCTACTCTCTCGGGCAGGGGACAGATAGGGGACAGCTCTTGAGATCCTAATTTCCCTCTTGCTGGCTCATTTTTAATCTTGCATATGTTCAGCAGCCAAACCAGGGTTTCTGTGTGTTGGAAGCTAACTCGAGGAAGATGATGAACAGCACTGCAGACCCGCTCACAGGGTCTTAGCTCAAGTGTAGAAGAGGGGAGAGAGCCCTTACTGCTGTTTCCCAGAGCAATTTGGCTGTATCCACTTCTGGAATGAGGATTTAGGCCCATAGGCATCAAGGGACTTGTGAAAATCCTGTTCTTACATCCTAATTCAAGAAAGCATGTTTGACTTCCAACATGTACATCAATCCATAAGTGTCTATTTGAAAGGGAAGTATATGTTTAAGAGCTCTTTTAATTACGTTTGTTTCTGATCTGTCTCCAATACAAAACCACAGCTATGAAAGTGTGGGacaaagccaaagcaaaaaggtgatttttaattttgtaaaagtttttatttttggcctttttcccattttttgtAGGTAATGTTTATTTCCAGTTTAGCAGCAAACTTCTCTGCCTCACTGTATGTTTTTCAGGGCCTGGTGTACCGTGTCTAATGTTTCTTTCAGGCTGCATATAAATCACGTTGCACTGTCACTGTAGGGATTTGTTCAAAGATATAAAGAATTTGATAGCCATATGGAATTATTAGCGCTCAGTCTTCAGAACACATTCTCAgccttccttcctctctgctttttaGTCTGTCTTAGCCTGCATATctcccagctcccaggctcCTAAATCAAGATCTGTGcttctctccctctgcagcagcactgaccaaaaaagcaaattacTAAGGGTGTGGGGAAAGGGGCAGTGAAATGCTTTCTGCTGGAGAGATCGTACGGGAGAAAATACCAGCCTCTTCAAAAGCAGGCTGAGCATTTGCTTTCATGTCTCATAATAGCCTGGTGTCTGATGGTGGGAGCTCTAGGGCAAAGAGAGTCAGATTCACAGAGGCATTTCAGCTGCAAAATTTATCTGGTATTAGATGACAGAAATGCCTAAAGAAGAGGTAGTTCCTGCCCTTTGGTTTTCAAAAGAACCAAGTGCCAGACTTTGTGATGGTTTTCAGCACCTCTGCCTGTGGCTGGAGTGTCCAGCTTTTGTGGCATTCAGTATCTCTGCAGCGCTTCAGTCCTGTTTTGGCACAGATTGTTCACTGTTTAGCTTCCCCGGTTAAGGCTGCTTCAGTGATGTCTCAGCTTCTTCTTGCATGTAGAACAGAGGTGAACACCCAGATCCCACTGATACTGTTCAGCATGTTTTTAGAAGAGTCAAGGACTTGCtgagaggttttaaaaaaacatttttctgaataagTCTGCCTGTTGGTCCGCAGTCCATCAGAAAAAGGCAGACAGGTCCTCTAAGCAAGAGAAGGGTGCTGGAGAGCAGTAAGCCATGCTGGAGTATTCCACCCATGTGTATATGGCACAAGCTGTGCTCTCTTCTTTCTAGGAAGCATCAGTGCTTTGTTATTTTGTTCGCTTTCTGCTCACTGCTAATACTGTCTTTGCCCTCCAGGACCTGCTGAGAAGGGAAAGCAGTGAATTTGGCCCCATGGTGAGAGATCCTTTCTATGTGATCAGCGCAGGAGCCAGGTGGGTATATGTTAATGTCCCCTTTGTCACTGCAGGATCGGCTCTTgccatcctgctgccagcagcagttgTCCTGTGTTGTCTATATAAACAGATGGATCATGACAAACtaaagaaaacatctgcatGGACACAGTTGTGGGTGTGCTGTGACTGGCAGAGTCAGGAGGAGTAAGTTGCTGTGAACCCTTTTTTTCACGATAGACGTTAATTCACTATCAAGTCCTCCTCGTGTCACTTGGACcatgtttctgcagcagatTTCCAGTTACTTAACTTCCAAAATGTGTTTGATCTGCTGTTAGAACTTACATCCAGATGCTGTCATAACTGAAGGattctaaaggaaaaataccttGATGTCCCGCTCTGGTATTCTCCAGTCCAGGATGCTGCATCCCCAAAAGCAAGCGAACATTTGTGTGGATTAAAACCAGGAGATTTCATTTACCTTGCTGAACTAGGAGCTTGCTTTGAGGCTGTTTTCCTTTAGGTAGACAGGATATTTTGTTCAGcagcaggggagagagaaatgtttcttaaaaatagaaaagtgtaATCATAAAACTATATTATTAGAACTTATGTAACTATCCACTTAGCAGTGGATTGTTTTGAAGTTAACTAGAACTGAAGTTGATCTTGCTGTATTTACATCGAAATAATAAATAGATGTTTGCCCTGAGCTCTGAGTGCCCAAACAGCTAACTCATATTACAGTAAAAACCATCAAGAAGGACCAAAAGAATTATTCACAAAGGAGCTC contains these protein-coding regions:
- the SHROOM3 gene encoding protein Shroom3 isoform X1, translated to MMQISQGMLGTPWYQSYHSSSSTSDLSGFEHGYLRRSPDQYSSRGSMESLDHSSAGYQPCHLSPAKSSNSIDQLSHLHSKRDSAYSSFSTNSSIPEYPAPLFSKEHSCSTDSMQSRGGLQDGMRQADIRYVKTVYDAQQGISEEYEVKSSALLPSCEGRASLDGRSHGRLHGFSRHNAAPSWAQPGQGSLDSKSQLPKGPPLPPTRSDSYAAIRHHERPSSCTGLDLNKPGRTQPKGTWPQLVSTLPQGPLLKTPFGEGHLHTVVEKSPESSPTMKPKQSYSQPAQPGQPLLPTGVYPVPSPEPHYAQVPQPSASNNGTLYPALAKESGYPPPLPVSYDKAITSSTPLGFDENGNQSTTNRATIFYQPPAAERKHDAAAKLLPQKPPSLAGPEVCLTTSRKEELLPPYKVAHSNRETASTVQASKHIFQAPQPQLRDASERKTHYQPKEDWAAESQEDKNGNAQINERDTAAHHQWGHSKPKQYGFSSLQNIPESSRRQSSSELKEMQPGEGYSSTKLSFLSSSSKEKDHRGQEHKQWSDVDPQAFARQEEEDTSITPFHAAEPKCEEPPSPQQPKTSDFGRSRLSSSSAQSFPYGKPDASKPRCSVLEKVSKFEQREQSSHRPQSAGIPSFGQHYGPSRTSQPSSTRCSLHSLEDMRSKLHEPGQLPSEPGRVSSPSIRNGKLEEADWRPVELRMAASVKQARPSEYYSLCPENEVQIKAAQLPRSKSTFQLGGEPEKEILWKDNVQDAHGSQLDTPFNRAYRNSIKDAQSRVLRATSFRRISPPFGSAHKRMTQRPASAHVGTRSMAASPHTPKERHSITPTESSLSALDYAKTQHILRIGGRKRLTAEQKKRSYSEPEKMNEVGISDGEPSPFSFQKKSIHFVFPENTVADRRKIFERDSKASSTASLSKPELKQLQQNALADYIERKTGRRPSSQDIGLLRERSHSSYLQAGGPDSQSLSSASSMNSLQDQNLYRRRESIERISRTGRISSTLPPGLMGCFDMSGDEKTGHQDSSVISRPKPERCRDYRAKVELTRGTQTDPLSMQGQPRYRKQEQVFETPSTARKSGKSVSVEDLLDRYDNQTVPVHVRSRSSPTADKKHQDLLRRESSEFGPMVRDPFYVISAGARSFGKKERSHSEKWAFTSYYPHPHHSSEVVTGSATLTENHKLSELSRPDSRTSAFVPSPTEARSHYPEQKQGFKPLFLNLTAGSGQSSPNTPTQTPSDFQSVGDGQALRQHQAKRDAAPPEGNGNIQAQSLDAVQDRSPEIPTEEMMWRRKAGLLHRSLPPKVVWAHSVKDSYPRAMVSPPAAGPKFSHRWQSLPTQSSTSSDPETPSPQGTTHLRISESALQLTPPPLLQDDEDDEVFVMPSQPGVVAPPFSPPLPSRPFPELSSCTSANSTEEFPPPPPPAALEGNGTAGDKSTRLTEEARVSSFKSFPKVLAEREIPGLGTNTGENNWPLLPPASKRTSSPSAVDKQHPLPASSEGPQSADRQAVTQPEGNHRETAVITRESENGSLDSEILSAAPPVKTKKKTPEDIKSEALAKEIVHKDKSLADILDPDSKMKTTMDLMEGLFPSGTSLLKENNMKRKMTLKKASRTAIEDDTREEKEAPVTLVTCPAYYNVSAPKAELLNKIKDLPEEIDEEEELLDINEKKAELIGSLTHKLEILKEAKEGLLADIKMNNALGEEVELLISKLCKPNEFDKYKMFIGDLDKVVNLLLSLSGRLARVENVLSSLGENANSEERSSLNEKRKLLAGQHEDARELKENLDRRERVVLEILGNYLSEEQLQDYQHFVKMKSALLIEQRELDDKIKLGQEQLKCLMESLPTDFTPRDATAAAALAAAFATSAGVGGKTPPAVSSSL
- the SHROOM3 gene encoding protein Shroom3 isoform X2 — translated: MMQISQGMLGTPWYQSYHSSSSTSDLSGFEHGYLRRSPDQYSSRGSMESLDHSSAGYQPCHLSPAKSSNSIDQLSHLHSKRDSAYSSFSTNSSIPEYPAPLFSKEHSCSTDSMQSRGGLQDGMRQADIRYVKTVYDAQQGISEEYEVKSSALLPSCEGRASLDGRSHGRLHGFSRHNAAPSWAQPGQGSLDSKSQLPKGPPLPPTRSDSYAAIRHHERPSSCTGLDLNKPGRTQPKGTWPQLVSTLPQGPLLKTPFGEGHLHTVVEKSPESSPTMKPKQSYSQPAQPGQPLLPTGVYPVPSPEPHYAQVPQPSASNNGTLYPALAKESGYPPPLPVSYDKAITSSTPLGFDENGNQSTTNRATIFYQPPAAERKHDAAAKLLPQKPPSLAGPEVCLTTSRKEELLPPYKVAHSNRETASTVQASKHIFQAPQPQLRDASERKTHYQPKEDWAAESQEDKNGNAQINERDTAAHHQWGHSKPKQYGFSSLQNIPESSRRQSSSELKEMQPGEGYSSTKLSFLSSSSKEKDHRGQEHKQWSDVDPQAFARQEEEDTSITPFHAAEPKCEEPPSPQQPKTSDFGRSRLSSSSAQSFPYGKPDASKPRCSVLEKVSKFEQREQSSHRPQSAGIPSFGQHYGPSRTSQPSSTRCSLHSLEDMRSKLHEPGQLPSEPGRVSSPSIRNGKLEEADWRPVELRMAASVKQARPSEYYSLCPENEVQIKAAQLPRSKSTFQLGGEPEKEILWKDNVQDAHGSQLDTPFNRAYRNSIKDAQSRVLRATSFRRISPPFGSAHKRMTQRPASAHVGTRSMAASPHTPKERHSITPTESSLSALDYAKTQHILRIGGRKRLTAEQKKRSYSEPEKMNEVGISDGEPSPFSFQKKSIHFVFPENTVADRRKIFERDSKASSTASLSKPELKQLQQNALADYIERKTGRRPSSQDIGLLRERSHSSYLQAGGPDSQSLSSASSMNSLQDQNLYRRRESIERISRTGRISSTLPPGLMGCFDMSGDEKTGHQDSSVISRPKPERCRDYRAKVELTRGTQTDPLSMQGQPRYRKQEQVFETPSTARKSGKSVSVEDLLDRYDNQTVPVHVRSRSSPTADKKHQDLLRRESSEFGPMVRDPFYVISAGARSFGKKERSHSEKWAFTSYYPHPHHSSEVVTGSATLTENHKLSELSRPDSRTSAFVPSPTEARSHYPEQKQGFKPLFLNLTAGSGQSSPNTPTQTPSDFQSVGDGQALRQHQAKRDAAPPEGNGNIQAQSLDAVQDRSPEIPTEEMMWRRKAGLLHRSLPPKVVWAHSVKDSYPRAMVSPPAAGPKFSHRWQSLPTQSSTSSDPETPSPQGTTHLRISESALQLTPPPLLQDDEDDEVFVMPSQPGVVAPPFSPPLPSRPFPELSSCTSANSTEEFPPPPPPAALEGNGTAGDKSTRLTEEARVSFKSFPKVLAEREIPGLGTNTGENNWPLLPPASKRTSSPSAVDKQHPLPASSEGPQSADRQAVTQPEGNHRETAVITRESENGSLDSEILSAAPPVKTKKKTPEDIKSEALAKEIVHKDKSLADILDPDSKMKTTMDLMEGLFPSGTSLLKENNMKRKMTLKKASRTAIEDDTREEKEAPVTLVTCPAYYNVSAPKAELLNKIKDLPEEIDEEEELLDINEKKAELIGSLTHKLEILKEAKEGLLADIKMNNALGEEVELLISKLCKPNEFDKYKMFIGDLDKVVNLLLSLSGRLARVENVLSSLGENANSEERSSLNEKRKLLAGQHEDARELKENLDRRERVVLEILGNYLSEEQLQDYQHFVKMKSALLIEQRELDDKIKLGQEQLKCLMESLPTDFTPRDATAAAALAAAFATSAGVGGKTPPAVSSSL